In Oryza sativa Japonica Group chromosome 8, ASM3414082v1, the sequence TATATAGTTTAGCAATCCAGTAAACATGCTAATGAAAAAGGAGGAAGTTATTTAGAACTCAGCCAAAGCCATTTATCTTTTCTAGAACCTCTACTACCTACAATTGCCTGAACTATCTGCTTTTTTTTCCCCCGAAAGTAAATTGAGCTACAATAACACTCCATTCTCCTAACAAAagcaccaaaaatgtttcatatACATAAGCAGCAAACACCATTTGTCTCATGTTCCTGCCATTTTTACATCTGAGGATGCTGCTTTGGCAACCTGCCCATCAGCTGCTGGCTAGCTGCTGCACCAGCATTCCCAGACTGTGGCAGCAAGTTCACCTTCATCTCACCTCTCGGCAGCACAAGCCCTGGGTACCCCTGCATCGCCGGCACGGCGATCGCCGGAGACGGCGCCGGAGTTGCAATGCTACGAGGCAGCATTCCAAAGGAGAAaccagctgctgctgcaccaAACTGCTCTGCTGGTCTGTGACCAGCTGAGCCATAGCCAAACTGAGCAaggctaccaccaccaccaccttgtGCCGGTTCAGGTCTCCGGTGAAGAAGACCATTGGTAGCCTGTGGTGCAGCGGCTGAGCCTGAGCTTGGGTGGCCACTGTTCCTGGCAGCTGGAACTTCATGGTTGTGCTTTCCTTCATACGTCGTGATGACGGATTTCAGATCATGCGATGATCGCTCCACATGCTTGCGCACCGAGCAACCCGGATGAGTGCACTTGTAGTAGCTCCTGCAAATACAAAATGGAGTTTTTTAGATAATGCGAGTAATTTCCGGTCTTTGTACCAACTATGGATGCACACATATGGACAGAGAAATGTTCCTTCGATGACAGTGTCATATTGTGAAGCTAAACATTTACTTTTGTAGTGAAGGATTAGAGGAACTGCAAAGAATTtgttccaaaagagaaaaatggCATTAGAATTGACCTTGGATTTGGGTTTCCTTTGACAACTTTCTGCCCATACTTGCGCCAACGGTAACCATCATCAAGGATGTCAACCTCACTTGTGGTCTGAACAACAACGCGAGGCTCCCGGATAGCTCTTGACGCCACAGCTCCTATGTCGATGGCGTTGGTGCTAGTGCTAGTAGCGGCATAAACATCCATCTTTCTGAAATGAATAAAATTGAAGGAAAACAATCAGCTACTCAAAGTGAAGATTGGTTCATTGAGTGATTAGTGACTAAGGCTAGCCAACCTTCTCTTGTGTTCAACATAGTCATCGTTCGCATCAAAGCCCAGAGAAAGCGGGGCACGATGCGTTACCCTATCATCCTCTTCATTGGAGAGCGTCGATGAGATATCCACAGCTTCTTGTTTGTCCATAACAGATTTTTCAGCATGTTCTGTTGTCGTAAGAGAAGCAGACAGTTTTGTCAGAACTTCACTACCGACATCTTGGAGGTGTCCATTTGCGGCATTCTCCCATGAAGTTGCTGTGGCCTGACCAGACTTGGAACCAAATTTCTCAGAGTGATCATCTCTCAGATCATTGAAGTGTGAGAAAGGAACATTTGGTCGGCGGTTGGAAGGCGGCAAAGGGTGATTGTGAGAACCTTTGTAGACTATCTCTGTTATTTGGCCATCTTGAGAACGCTCCACCTTCTTGACAGCGCAATTCGTGAAAGTGCATTTGTAGTAGCTTCTGGGATGCTCACTGTTCTTAACTTGCTTCTGTCCATATTTCCTCCAGTTATATCCATCCTCAGCAGGGGTAATGATCAGGTCTGAAGAATACTCTTCATTTTTGTTTGTTGCATTCTCTTCTTGATCATTTGCAGGGGAAGGGTGATCATCATTGTCTAACATGGAATCAGATGTCTTAGGTTTAACAATAGTTGCTGAAGTGAAATCCTTGGCTGCAGTTGAGCTAGACTGAAGACTGAGCTCCTGGTGATTATCCGTCACTGAAGGCTGGTTTTGATGATTAACACTGAAACCCTGAAAAGTATAAATATCATCAGACCAATGCATAAAAAACACTGATAATTTGATTTTGCTCGTCAGATTTGCTGGAACAGTAAAACAAACTGCGCCGAGCAGGCGAGCAGTGATTACAGATTTGCAGTAAATAGGGAATAGAACAACATTGTTTGAGAAAACTACCTTCTCTGCAACTGGACAAGTTGGTGGCTTAGATCCCAAAATGGGTTGAAAGAAGAATACACGATCATGGCGTGTTTCATCTTCAGTTTTTTTAGGGATCGATGGTTTAACATTACTATGCATCAAAAATGGCAGTTTGCCAGTGGTAGGAGAAGGTTGTGCCTGCATAAATCAAAACCATGACATTAAGATTAATCAGTCATCAACATATATAGTCACTTTCTTCTCCAAAATTCCACTAATTATACGAAGCTGCAGAGACATAAGAGAAATTAAAGATGCTGTATCTTGCGttagaatattttttataataggtaTCTTGGTTTAGATTTCACCATTTACTGACAAATATATCCTCCATATAAACCACATGAGTAGAGTAACTGAACATTACACAGAGCAAATACTGATTGAGGTGAGGAAGTCACTTACAATGGCGTTCGGAAGAAAAACCGGCGACTCAAGAAGTTCCCTTGGACTCACACCGGGCGGGATCGTCACCGGAGACCGAATCGGTGTAGAATAACCGACACGAGATGTATCAATTTTCAGGACACCAAAACCTGTCCTTGCAGCCATCCTCTCTGACAGACAGCCATTTGAGCTTGATTTCTGGTTGGCACCAAAAAGGTTTGATTCAAACTTTTTTGCTAGCTGAGCAGTTTCTTCCCGGCTTGAATCGATGAAAGCTTTGCTCTTCCCAAGTCCATCCTGATGTTTGTTACTGCCATTATCACAGAAAATGTCTGAAAAGGGACCGGAGCTGAATTCTTCGTTCAAGAAACTCGACATGAGTGTTCTTGGACTGGGTGAGGGAAGCATCCAATCGTCCATCAGTGCTCCATGGTTGTTGGTCCCGTCCATGAAAAGGTGACAATCCCAAGCTCAAACTGAAAAGTCACATAATTCAAGCTCATACATTCAAAAATGGAATTGTGAAAAAAATTATGGACGAAAggaccaaatttttttttataataatgaAGAGAACTGAAGCCTGAAGGAACTAGAAACAAGTATGCAAATATTTCGatacaaactaaaataaaaacacaACTCGATTGTGTAAAATACGAACCAAACCACAAACTCTATTTGATTTACAAGAGCACACAAATCCAGTGCTCCAAAAAAGAACCAAAGAAAACCCAGAACACCTCAAATTTGATGATAAAGGAACCACACCTTTATTACCATAAAACCCACCGAAATAAAGAGGCAAATCAGCAAATGGCAATTAAATACGAAAGAAACGACGAAGAATTCAAATGGACACCTGAAGCGGAGGGCGATAGCAACAATTAAGCCTCCCCAAGAAATGAGAAAAAGAATCAAGAACCCCCAAGGTTGGATGtatgaatggatggatggatagaggCAGAGCAGAGACGACAAGCTGGTCAAATCACGCGCCTGTCTGTATGATAAGAAGGGGCAAAATGATTCACAGTCCCAGCAACTATCCCATCACAAACCGAACGAACAATTACCACGGGGTAAAAACAAAAACCTTTGCCTTTGATCCCTATCCCAGTATCCCTCTCGTTGTTCTTTCACCAAACAAGTTGCCACAAGCcttgcatcatcatcatcatcagcagcagcagcagcatcagaaaTGGAGAGACTCTGATcccaaaaaaagggaaaagaaaaaacaaaacctgTTCTTGCAATGGATAGAGACCGAACAAAGAATCTGTTCTGAAACTGACCAGATTAGCCTcactcgctgctgctgctacttctTGCCTGCTTCTTTCTCCCCCACGGTTTCTTGaaatctctcctctcttttttttctagcgCAAACCGCAACGAGAGGTTGGAAgggaagagaagggaagggaaggcggTTTTGGCGAGGTGGTGAAGCGAAGGAGAAGGCAGAGAAGATGGAAGGATTGGTTACAGGTGATGGGTTTCCTGCAGGCTTTGTGCGCCGAGCTGCGGAGGTGTCGTCTTCCCCGCTCACTTTTGCCCCGTCTTTGATGGAAACGGTTGCTCACTTAACCACTTGCTAACTATGGATTAGTTTTTAAAccgtttcgtttttttttttaaaaaaactactcGCCCTATCCCACAATATGTACTGCTACTTATTATGGATATATGTCTCATGTCAAGATTTACATTGCTAAGATATATAACATCCGAGTattaagttgttatattttaagacagagATAGTAGTAAATTTCACGTAACCACGATGTTATGATCCAATTTGCATAAAACTATTGGAGTTTTGGCATGTTGCACACTTGCACGTAATGCTGGTACTATGACATTTAGTTTTATATACACCATTAACTAAATTTTCTTTGATCTACCATACATGCATACAAGTTCCGAAATATATGAATTCTTTTAATCCATCATTTAAATATTGTAGGTAAGTTAACTATTTTTATTGGTGAAATCTTATGACCGTAATATCTATGGTTATATGCCATGTACCAGAGCCGTTGTGATTTTGTGCAACTTAAATCATAACATGTGAGGTTTCatgaaatttacttaaaaaattataaaatagtttatataaaaaaatttaaaattacattaTTGATAAGACACACGCACGCTCACCACACTCACACCCACAAATATACATCCCACATGCTTAAAGAGACCAATGCCAGCAAAAATAATCATGATATATTAGGCATTAATTTAAGAAAGTTGAATGGTGGGAAATCAGCAGTAATATCACTACCTATGAAATTTATAtgacattaaaaaaattaccaGCAGATTACTGTGGTTGAAATGGCTTTACGACTGTACAATGAAATAGtcatttgattaaaaaaatgaggACAGAAAAAAATTAAGACAAGCTGAAATGCTTCTATGAGCTACATCAGACATGCTGGAATTTATTCAGACTTGTGGATTAAAATCGCTAATCATGAAGGGGTTTGTAAAAGTATGGGCATTGCAAACTTCTAACAGACAGTCTTTGTCACCTCAGACCAAACCTGCTTAAAACAAAAGAACACACTTTTTTTATTATCTAGCTGGAGATTTCATTCCTTTAGACTTtgtaattacttcctccgtcccctaatataatcgattttgatattttacttggaccactcatcttattcaaaaaatttatgcaaatataaaaaacaaaaaattgcgtttaaaatattttggataataaagtaagtcacaaataaaataaataataattctaattttttaaaataagatgaatagttaaAGTGCAAGTGCAAGTAAAATCACAAAAACCTCTTATATTagggtacggagggagtacctttaTAGGATCGAATAACTAAAGTACTCCACTAAGATGGAgaccttgcaagttgcaactgaTCTGAACTGACAGTACTGTTCTTTGGGCTCTAGCAGCAGCAAGTGGCTGCTAGCCTCCTAGTAGCACTGAGCGTAGAACTGGTGTATCACGCAGGGAAAAATGTTTCCATCCATAAAGAGACACTAGTTCATATCACTTAAATagtcattatttttttaaaaaaattaaaataaatcaatatgaGATATATCGCTCTATAGATTTCGACCTGTGATAAAAACAACAAGAGAAAATCCAAAAAATATCATTAACAAACGTCCAATTCTTAAAAAATGACATTGACAAGTGcgagttgcaaaaaaaaatgtcatcggACAAGTGGCTTTGACTTAAAAATGACATCTTCGTTAGGGTTACATTATTAACCATCCTTAAGTGCTATAGGATACGATGATATTTTTAAGACAAAGTCATTTGTACAATGATGTTTTATAGAATCACACTTATCgatggtattttttttagattttggtGTTTTGTCAATAtcttttttgtatttttctcaAATACTcattccgtcccaaaatataagaacctaggacTGGATGGGATATTtgctagtactacgaatctggatagtaGTACTAGGAAATGTTCCATCCAGttctaggttcttatattttaggacggagagagtaacaaATACctgaaatttgttatttttgttacaacttgtaatAGTTAAATTGTACGTGTATatcttagtttttttattttttttaaaaaaatatttaagtgATATGTAAGAGAACCCTTCGAAAGGATGAAAATCTATGTCCACATCATGTATGATCCAACAGAGAAGCGAAGGCTTATCTTCTCTTCTCGACCTGATTGCTGCTTTTGTCTCCATGTTTATATGCACTGCACCATGAGTTCCTGAtccatgcatggatgcatgtgGTCTGCCTGCCAAGCTCCATGTAAACCTGCACACTGCTACAATGGAGTTTGGGCAACAGCAACTGAACTGGGCACTGAATGTCTGAATATAACTTGGGACTGGCTAGCTTTCTGCCTGAACATGTACAGAAACTGAAACATCTGAACATGCATACTTGTGCAGGGCTTCAACCACATAGCCCAGATGAAATGCATGCATGGCACCAGATGCCTGAGATGCCTTGCTTTGTGATCCATGAACTATTAACAAATCTTCTTCAGAGCTGCTCGATCATCTTTTGTAAAAACAGATGCAGGAATTAGGAACAGTATTAGTGTGGAGTCTCCTGTTGCATTAAAAGGGACCTATGCAAGCCAGGTTGCATTGGCAGCATCTAGATAAATGTATTGGATGACCAATAAAAGAAAATAGATATAAATCATTAATGATTTGAAGGAACAATTGGAGTTGTATGGAGAAGGGGAAAAATGTTTTCGTGATGATGCATCCAACGGTTGTATCTATACTTCAGACAATAATGGTGATAATAAATAATCTATCACTTTAACTAACTCTATTGGATATTTTTATACCAGCTATTAGTTCAATTATTTTAAACTAGTCCTTGTACATATTGGTCCTATCTTACTTCATCTCTAAAATACAAGGTCATCATACAAAAAGCATCCACATGGACACATTGTTGTGAAAACCTCACAATCAGGACCTATTTAGTTTCCAAACAATTTTTTTACActgtcacattaaatgtttagacacatgtatggattattaaatgtagaaaaaaaaccaattacacagttcgccaggaaattgcgagacaaatcttttaagtctaattgcgccatgatttgataatgtggtgctacattaaacatttgctaatgacagattaattagtcttaataaattcatctcgcagtttcctggtggaatctgtaatttgttttgttattagaccacgtttaatactttaaatgtctGTCcttatatccgatgtgacatgtaaGGGCAAATTCTTTTAccaactaaacaagcccttaaTGTTCTAAACATCAAGTACTCTCTCGgtctcataaaaaaccaacataaTACTAGATATGACTCATTCTATTAGTACGAATCTGGATAGTACTGAAATATGTCACATcattctagattcgttttttattggacggagggagtacacattAATTTATATCTATCCACAGCATTTAGCTATTACTATATATGACTTGACGACGTTGAGGACATAAACATCTTAGAACAGCACGGTGTGATTCATTTGTGATTGCTTGCTTAAACCAAATTTGTCAGTAAATTAGATAAACTCTCTTCAGGTCGGTCCAGTCAAGGGCGTACACGTGGTGGAGATTATGGGAGTAAACTTCACTACGGCAGCAAATCATCATCTCACACCATACCTACGCATTAAAAGTCGTACAATCCATGTTTCTCTCATTACGTACCAAAGTTAACCAAGAAGATAATCTCGCCGGGTCGGTCGTTTCACGGTCTAATTCTGAATGCAATTTATTCATGTATCCAAATACGCAGATGCAGGGATAATAAACTGAAACAGCACGCCTAATGTCTCAACTCTATTTTTGTGAAGGAACTCGATCTTCTTTTCTCAGACTTACTAGAGCGAGTACGAATGGTATACCATTGCACGATATCATCATAAGTACCAGATTTGATACCTTCGATACCAAACATAATACTCCGGATGATAATGCTTTCGTAGTAATGTGGTGAGATCATACATCAGAATATTTGTGGTTGGATTATGTCTTTTTAGCATGTGTAATATATGTGCGTGTCTTGTAAGTATAATTGGGAAATTGGAAGGTAATGATTATACACTTGAAACACCGGAATGTGGTAAGGAATTTTGGCGCAGGATATACTTTCACACGGGATGTTTATCTCATATAGGTGTGCTAGCTTGTGACGGAACGAGTTTATAACAGCATGATTAGcacaaagaattttttttcttaacctcCGTACTTGCGTACATGATTACAAGAGGCCAAAGCTGAGCTTTGTGGCAAACAGCTTTGTCCAGCTTCTTGATTGGGTTGCTTGTTTTACCTCTGCTGTCTGTACGTGGCATAGGATCCTCAGCTTTTTCTGGCCGGCAGATTGGGATTAGAACTGATGAACTAGATAATCTACTTGTATTGGTGTGAGATCAATGATGTGATAATTTGCAAATAGGAAAGAGAGTTTTGGAAGCAAGAAAGGATCTCCTCATTTTCTAGGTTATATCATGTTATTGTCTACGGTACATTTCATGAACAACGATGATGTCTATTGCTCCAAATCGCACCACATTCATATTGGATTAGGCAAAATGGTTTCGTAGCATCTGAAGTTTATGGTTTTCATCAATTTCATTgctttagttgttttttttggggggggggggggggggatttaaTTCGATCATGCCAAAAAAATTGGCAATTTCAAAGAGATGATGGGTTTAATTTGgtttgttgaaaaaaatatatacggcCGGTAATgttcttttaaagaaaaactaatgCTGTAAGCTGAGAAAATTATCTGTTTTTTGAGAAATGCGCAGAATGGAAGGACATCTTATTGCATTTTACAACCTATCGAACATTAACTGATGCAAATTCAAGCTGTTTTTATTTCAGTTTTGTGATCTACTAGCTGGTGATGTGTAGGAGCAGGACCAATCGTACTGTTGTTTAGAGTAGAAGTGATGATCTGATGATAAAGAAACGCGATCCATGCCATTATGGCATTCCTGATCGAATCTACACATGCAGAACACAAGAATCTGTCAGCTTTGTCAGGCACTTCTGTACTGTGAAGACACTGATTTGGATTTTGGAGCAGGCAATGTTTTTACAGTGTTTGCTTTAAATATGATGTTGAGTACACTGTACTCCAGTACACTCCTGTCTTACTCCCTCTGACAGGGatgttcttgttcttgcagaTTTCATCAGGTACCACTAATACTTTACTTAAGTTTCTGTACGGTTCGCGGCGATTTCATCAGATTTGTAGTAATTCGAAACTGTTTCTCATCAAATTCGTACAAACTACAATCTGAAACAGGCCAAATCAAAACATACATGCAA encodes:
- the LOC4345940 gene encoding probable WRKY transcription factor 2 translates to MDGTNNHGALMDDWMLPSPSPRTLMSSFLNEEFSSGPFSDIFCDNGSNKHQDGLGKSKAFIDSSREETAQLAKKFESNLFGANQKSSSNGCLSERMAARTGFGVLKIDTSRVGYSTPIRSPVTIPPGVSPRELLESPVFLPNAIAQPSPTTGKLPFLMHSNVKPSIPKKTEDETRHDRVFFFQPILGSKPPTCPVAEKGFSVNHQNQPSVTDNHQELSLQSSSTAAKDFTSATIVKPKTSDSMLDNDDHPSPANDQEENATNKNEEYSSDLIITPAEDGYNWRKYGQKQVKNSEHPRSYYKCTFTNCAVKKVERSQDGQITEIVYKGSHNHPLPPSNRRPNVPFSHFNDLRDDHSEKFGSKSGQATATSWENAANGHLQDVGSEVLTKLSASLTTTEHAEKSVMDKQEAVDISSTLSNEEDDRVTHRAPLSLGFDANDDYVEHKRRKMDVYAATSTSTNAIDIGAVASRAIREPRVVVQTTSEVDILDDGYRWRKYGQKVVKGNPNPRSYYKCTHPGCSVRKHVERSSHDLKSVITTYEGKHNHEVPAARNSGHPSSGSAAAPQATNGLLHRRPEPAQGGGGGSLAQFGYGSAGHRPAEQFGAAAAGFSFGMLPRSIATPAPSPAIAVPAMQGYPGLVLPRGEMKVNLLPQSGNAGAAASQQLMGRLPKQHPQM